One genomic window of Bacteroidales bacterium includes the following:
- a CDS encoding phosphatidylserine/phosphatidylglycerophosphate/cardiolipin synthase family protein: MENPENPDYQLFDDPIRYYNAMLDDINQAHKYVFLQLYKFSHQTIGIKFRDALTMAAKRGVEVKMLIDSWGGSSIPDNFFAQLAEAGGEVRFFEKIKINIDFFTRSHRRNHRKLLIIDDNISYIGSSNISDYNLIWRESMLRLTGSIAVKFKKIFQLDFKSYKRYFRYKRSLTRVIRHGDVEILRDVPSVTRQKIKKRFEHVIRNAISEIVIVTPYFLPGFNLRKVLMDAANRGVDVKVIIPKRSDIRMVDILHGRYLEMLHNNNIRFLYFTLHNLHAKLMLVDKKIFSIGSPNFDYRSFRYMHEIVLLGSNPKISNLVNDFLEETKKNCEPFDYQAWLRRPTIQKFFEWLLLPLRHLL, from the coding sequence ATGGAAAATCCTGAAAATCCCGACTATCAGTTGTTTGACGACCCCATCAGGTATTACAATGCCATGCTCGATGACATTAATCAAGCGCATAAATATGTCTTTCTTCAGTTGTACAAATTCAGCCATCAAACCATTGGAATTAAGTTCAGAGATGCGCTGACAATGGCAGCAAAACGGGGAGTTGAAGTGAAAATGCTGATTGACTCGTGGGGTGGCAGTTCGATACCGGATAATTTTTTTGCTCAACTCGCTGAGGCCGGTGGAGAAGTCAGGTTTTTTGAAAAAATCAAAATCAACATCGACTTTTTTACACGAAGTCATCGGCGGAATCACCGTAAACTGCTAATTATTGATGATAACATTTCCTATATCGGCTCATCCAATATCTCAGATTACAACCTGATATGGCGCGAGAGCATGCTACGCTTGACCGGCTCCATTGCTGTGAAATTCAAGAAAATCTTCCAACTGGATTTCAAATCCTACAAAAGATATTTCCGCTATAAACGTAGCCTGACCAGGGTGATCAGGCATGGCGATGTTGAAATTCTGAGAGATGTTCCCTCTGTGACACGCCAGAAGATCAAAAAGCGTTTTGAGCACGTGATCAGGAATGCAATCAGCGAAATAGTAATTGTAACGCCCTATTTCCTGCCGGGTTTTAATCTTCGCAAAGTGCTCATGGATGCTGCAAACCGCGGCGTCGATGTCAAGGTCATCATCCCGAAACGCTCCGATATCCGTATGGTGGATATCCTACATGGCCGTTACCTCGAAATGCTGCACAACAACAACATCAGGTTTCTTTACTTTACTTTACATAATCTACATGCAAAACTGATGCTCGTGGATAAAAAGATTTTTTCGATCGGTTCACCCAACTTTGATTACAGAAGTTTCAGATACATGCATGAAATTGTTTTATTGGGCAGCAACCCAAAGATTTCAAACCTGGTGAATGATTTTCTCGAAGAAACTAAAAAAAATTGCGAACCTTTCGATTATCAGGCCTGGCTGCGAAGGCCCACTATTCAGAAATTCTTTGAGTGGCTCCTGCTGCCTTTGCGGCATCTGCTTTAG
- a CDS encoding T9SS type A sorting domain-containing protein, whose product MKKLLLAALTISILATFSFAQSFELYHDEEPFQSGGIVVVPDDVSANLMLAHMSIKNVSSASKVVIAKKEEISVVPGSMNTFCWYVCWANTIFVSPIGVAIDPGVTNNEFSGDYMPLNNAGVTIMRYTFFDEANPNDSIHFFAHFNAGTIGMDEFSNENVTFSNPYPNPARSQVSFDYTLPLTVNTASIKIHNLLGSIVKEQQISDRSGKITIDVSDLNEGFYFYSVQANNEILETKRLVISR is encoded by the coding sequence ATGAAAAAGCTACTACTTGCTGCACTAACAATTTCAATCCTTGCAACTTTTTCTTTTGCACAGAGTTTCGAACTTTACCATGATGAAGAACCTTTCCAAAGTGGTGGTATTGTTGTAGTTCCGGATGATGTTTCCGCAAATTTGATGCTTGCTCACATGAGCATCAAAAACGTTTCATCCGCGTCAAAAGTAGTAATAGCAAAAAAAGAAGAAATCAGCGTGGTGCCAGGATCAATGAACACTTTTTGCTGGTATGTTTGCTGGGCTAACACAATTTTTGTATCTCCAATAGGGGTAGCAATTGATCCAGGTGTTACCAATAATGAATTTTCAGGCGATTACATGCCTCTCAATAATGCCGGTGTAACCATAATGAGGTACACCTTCTTTGATGAGGCAAACCCGAATGATTCGATCCATTTTTTCGCCCACTTCAACGCAGGAACAATAGGTATGGATGAATTTTCCAATGAAAATGTAACCTTCTCAAACCCTTATCCAAACCCGGCAAGAAGCCAGGTTTCATTTGATTACACGTTGCCTTTGACTGTAAATACTGCCAGTATCAAAATTCACAACCTGCTGGGGTCTATAGTAAAAGAACAACAGATCAGTGACAGATCGGGTAAAATTACCATTGATGTAAGCGATCTTAACGAAGGTTTCTACTTTTACTCAGTACAAGCGAACAACGAAATTCTTGAAACAAAGCGGCTGGTTATTTCCAGATAA